TCAAGATGGCGTCCTGGCTTGTCGTGCTGGCAACCCTGAATGCCCACCTGCTGGTCCCGGCTGCGGCTCGGATTCAGCAGGTGGTGCAAAGCAAGATGACCGAGGAGGCCAAGGCCCGCTTTCTGCGGCCAGGTGCACCGCCCTGGCATCCACCCGGCGCGCCGAATTCAGCCTTCTGGGTATCACCCGATGGCAAGGTCCACATCATGGAATCCACTCCTCAGGGGGTTCAGCACCTCACGGCCTCTTCCATGACCTATGCCATCGAGGCCAAACCGGACGGTTCCTCCGAGCTGCAGCTGCGTTTGAATGGGCTTCAGGGGGCGCTTTACCAGACAGCTGGGGCTGGCAGTGTGATCCATTTGAGCCAGGAGAAGCAGATCCTGAGGTTCGCCGTGCCCTCCGGCACCAGACTGCTGCCCCCAACCCCATTGCGTTATCAGAGTTCGGCGACACTCTTCCGAATCCTTCGGGAACGCCCCGGCGCCATGGAAACCCCTGAATCCAAAGAACTGAGGTTGCAGGCGGCCAAGGAATTCTCTCGGAGAACCACCCTGCCCCTGGCTGCGGCCGCCCTCCTGCTGCTGGGCATTGCCCTGGGTTTTGGGCACCCGAGGTTCTACAAGGGAGGAGCCATCATCAAAAGCTTCGGGGTCATCATCGTCTACTACCTCGTGCTTAAGTTCTTTGAAAATTTATGGGACAGCGGAAAACTGAAAACAATCATCCCGCTTCTGCTCATTCCGATCCCCTTCTTCCTGACGGGCTGGCTGCTGCTTCAGTCACGCCTGAAGCCCCACCGATCCAATCCCCTGGGCCTGAGACTTTCCTTTCTGTCTCGTCCGGTGGCGACATCCTGTCTGCCATTCCTTGCCAGGATGGGAAACATCAAGGACACCTTCACGAGCTGGATTCACGGCAAGGGCACCCAACATGGCATCCTGCGGCACTGGGCCAGCCTGGCCTGGTGGCGGAACTGGGCCTCGACGCTGGGCAGTTTGCTGGTGCTGAACCTGCTGGTCGAGTACGCCAATCTGGCGGGAGATCTTTCTAAGAATGGAGTTCATGTTCATGTCTTCATTCGATATTGGTTCTGGAACCTCCCTCCTTTCCTGGTGGTGGCACTGCCCATGGCTTTCCTCCTGGGCACCCTTCTGGCCCTGTCTGAAGCGGCCCTGAATCGGGAATGGCTGGCTCTGCGCGCCGGAGGTGTGAGCCTGGTTCGCTGGCTTTGGAGCAGCCGGTGGTCCTGGGGGGTGGTGACCTTGTTGACGCTGGTGCTTCAACTGGCCATTGCTCCAATAGCCATGGGCCGTGCAAACAGCCTTTACCGTCAAATCCTCAAGCGACCGCCCATCTCGGCAGCCGTCCATCCCTGGCTCCATCTTGGTTCCACTGGGGTGCTTTGGCACCTGCAGGGTAATGAGCGTTGGGGCTTCCCGCTCAAGGAGCCAGGAGAGGCTCCGATTTTGCTGCGCTGGCACATGGGGGATCCCTATTCCGAGGCCCTGGCCTGGGGCGGCCTTCATCTGGTTCAGGGGCCTGCGGCCGACCGGCTGTTTCCCGTACAGGCCCTGCGTAAGGCTGCCAGCGCGGAAGAAGCCCATACCACCGACCTCCTGCTCTGGCAGAAATGGGCGCCGGATCCAGAACGGGCCTACATGCTGTGGGGGCGCATTCTGGGTTGGCTCGCGGGCCCGTGCCTGGTGTTGGCCATGCTCTCCTTCGCTTTCCCGGGGCCCCGGCAGGGGCGAGGGCAGGCTCTGGGGGCCGGGCTGGTGGCAGGGCTGCTATTCCTTGGCTCCCAGACGCTCTTTGGCGGGGCAGCCAAGGCGTCGGAGATCCCCGCCTATTGGGGTGCCTTGGCGCCCCTGCTGCTCTTGCTGTCCGTGTCGCTGCTGCGGCTCCGTCGCCTGAGGACCTGACCTTGAGCCACCTTCTGGATCAAACCCTGGCCCTGCTGAGGTCCCACCCCACCCTCCGCCAGGGGGACCGGATCTTGGCTGCGATGTCGGGAGGCGTGGATAGTTCGGTCATGGCGGCCCTGCTTCACCGCGGCGGGTATGAAGTCATCGGGGTTTCCATGCAACTCTTCGACAAGAAAAGTGCTCAAACTTCTGATGGCAAATGCTGCACTTTGGATGATTTCCAGGATGCCAGAAGGGTCGCCTACGAACTGGGGTTTCCCCACTACGTCATGGATTTCGAAAGCCGATTTCGAGAGACCGTCATTGAGGGTTTCATCCAGGGGTACTTGAATGGTGAAACTCCAAGTCCTTGCATTCGATGCAATCAGCATCTCAAGTTCTCTGCTTTGATGGAGCGGGCTGATTCCATGGCGGCGCATTTCGTGGCCACTGGTCATTACTCCACCATCTCGTGGGACGGCGGAAAGTGGCAGCTTCGCAAGGCGGCCGATCCAGCGAAGGATCAAAGTTATTTCCTTTTCCACCATACCCAGGCCACCCTGCCTCGCACGCTCTTTCCGCTGGCCCACCTCTCCAAGCCAGAGGTTCGGAGACTGGGAGCGGAGTTGGGTCTCCATCTGGCCGACAAGCCTGAAAGCCAGGAAATCTGCTTTGTCACGCAGGACCGCTATGACGCCTTTCTGGCGGCGGAGGGCCGCGATCCAGGCCTGGGTGAAGGGGACATTCGCCATTTGGATGGTCGTGTTCTGGGCCAGCACCAAGGGTTCTGGCGGCACACCGTGGGACAGCGTCGGGGGCTGAGAATTGCCGCCGCGGAGCCTTTGTACGTCATCCGGGTGGAGGCTGCTTCCAACACCGTGTGGGTGGGCTCCGAATCGGACCTTATGTCCACCGATCTCGTCGCCCGCGAAATCAGCTGGGTGAACGAACCCCCAGTGGGACCCCTCGCCTGCGAAGCGCGCATCCGCAGCCGCTCCCCCGAGGCCGAGGCCCTGGTGATCCCGTTACCGGACGGCCGAGTCAAGGTGGCCTTCGCCGAATCCCAGCGGGCCATTGCCCCGGGACAAGCGGTGGTTTTCTATCGGGACGGTGAGGTTCTGGGCGGGGGCTGGATCGACAGCCGGCTGTGATCCCCGCCCGCCTCCAGGGCCGCTAGCCTTCTGTCATGAACGCTTATCGCCTTTGGGTCCAGGCCCACCCCTTTCTCTCTGCCGCCCTCCAGTTCGGCCTCCTCGGCACCCTTGGTGAAGTTGTCGCTGCCAGCCTACGGGCCCGGCGCTTCTCCCTGCCCTGCACCGTTCTCGAACTGCTCGCGAAAGTCTTTGCCTGGGCCCTGCTGGGTCTGGTCATCAAGGCCGGCTTCGTGGGCATGAAGGGGTTCACCCGCGCCTTGCTGGAGCATCACATCCTGCCCGCCTTCCTCGCCACAGGTCTGGGCTGGGCCTTTGCTTTGTCGACGCTGACCAACGTGTTCTTCGGCCCCCAGATGATGCTGTTCCATCGGTTGGAGGACAACCTCATCCTGCGTCGCCGCGGGTTTGACGGCATGGCACCTGCTATCAAGACCCTCATCTGGTTCTGGATTCCCGCGCACACGCTGACGTTCAGCCTGCCGGTGGACTTCCAGGTGGGTCTGGCGGCTCTGTGGTCTCTGGCCCTGGGGTTGATTCTGGGACTCGCCTCGGGGCGCAAGAACGCCTGATCGAGCACTACCGGATCGCCGACAAAAAAAGCCCCCTTGCGGGGGCTGTCTGGAGGCGCCGATCGGAATCGAACCGATGAATACAGGATTTGCAGTCCCGGGCCTTACCACTTGGCTACGGCGCCTTGCTGTGAAGAACTGGCTGTCAAACAATGCGGGCCGCTTGCGCGGCCCGGCAGAGTGGAGCGGGTGATGGGATTTGAACCCACGACTTCAACCTTGGCAAGGTTGCACTCTACCACTGAGTTACACCCGCGTGAGAGATCAAGATTAGCAATGGCGGGCCTTCGGGTCAACGGTCAATTTCACGGGCCCCATCCTTTGTTCCGGTTTTCCGTTGATGGCCCTCTGCGTTCGCGGCCGTCTCAGCACCACAAATCCCACACAGGCCAAAGAGCATGAGCTGGTGGCGCGTGATCTGAAAGCCAGAAAGAGCCTCCAAGTTCTTGAGCGATTCTTCGAGGCCGCAGGCATCCACTTCGGCGGTGCGTCCGCACCGTTCACACTGGAGGTGATGATGGTGGTGGCGGGAATCACAGCGTACGAACCGCATCACCTGGTCAGCGCCAAGGATGCTCTCCGCCCAGCCTTCGCGGACAAAGCGCTCCAGGTTGCGGTAGACGGTGGGCAGCCCTGATCGCCGTTCGGGCATGCGTTCCCAGATCTCCTCCACCGTCATGGGCCGGTCGGAATCCTTCAAAACCCGGAGAATGCCTTCGCGCTGGGGCGTCTGCCGCATGCCCGCGGCGCGGAGGGATGGGGTGGATGGGGGATGGGCGTTGGACACGCCCATAGAATGGCAGATTCGGGCAACATGGTGGCCATGCTCCAACGCACCCTGGGCCGGTTGGGCGCCGCAGACGCCACCGCGCCTTTTCTGCCTCTCTCCTTCCGCCTCTTTGCCACCTTCGGCCTGCTGGTGGTGCATGCCGCCCTTCCGCTGGAGGGCTTGGCCTCCGCCCCCGGGGAGCCCGTCTACCTCAGCGCCCTGGGGTTGATGCTGATGGAAGCCCTGTGGGAATCAGGCCGCGGCTTGAAGGCCTCGGGCCAGCTGTTCCCCATTCCCCGCATCGGCTGGATCCGCTGGAACCTGGCCTTGGACCTGGCGCTGGTATCCCTCATCATCGCCTACCATGGCGTGGCCCAGGAACGGTTCGCCACGCTCTACATCTTTCCTGTGCTGGCATCGGCGTTCTACCTGCGAACGGTGGAGATTGTCTGGGTGGGTGTGGCCTCTTCCATGACCCACCTGATGCTGGTGCTGGCTTTCACCCTCGGTTGGGCCCCGCCTTTTGGCCTCTCTGGGGCCATCCCCGATCCCGACCAGAGCCAGCTCTCGTTCCTCCTCGGCATTGCCTCTCTCCAGGTGTTCGCGGCAACTCTGGTCGTGGTGCTCATCCGTCGCAACCTGGAACGGCTCCGCACGGATCTGAGTGTCAGCGAAGCCGCGGTGGACGAATTGTCGGCCCTGCATCAGCGGGTGGTGGAGTCCATGACTTCCGGTTTGATCACCCTGGATTCCCAGGGCCGGATCACCTCTGCCAATCCCGCGGCAGAGGCCATTCTCGGGTGCGGAATTGCGCTGGGGAGCCCTATCCATGATGTGCTGCCCATTGGCGACGCCTCACTTCCGCAACAGGGACGTGAACACCGCTTCGAGGTGACGCTCACGAACATCGGGGCAAGCCGCCGCATAGTGGGCGGCCATCTGGCCTCCATGCGGGATGCTGCCGGGCTGGAATCGGGCCAACTGCTGCTTTTCCAGGACCTCACAGAGTTCAAGGCGCTGGAAGAACGCACCCGGATCAGCGAACGGTTGGCCGCCATCGGGCAGCTGACTGCCGGCCTGGCCCATGAACTGCGCAACCCGCTGGCCTCCATCAGCGGATGTGTGCAGCTGCTGCATCGTCCAGCTTCTCCCGAGGAGGTCCGCACCCGCGTGCTGGGCATTCTTGATCGTGAAACCCAGCGGGTGGGGGCCATCGTTTCGGACTTCCTGGACTTTGCCAAGGTCGCAGTGCCGCGCGGTTCCCGGCTGCCCCTTCCGCGCGTGCTGGAGGACATCCGCGCCAGTTGGGAGATGGACCCCCGGACCGCGGGGCTGCCTCTGCAGATGGATCCGGTCCCAAACGTCTGGATCGAGGCGGATCCCACGGGCATCCACCGGGTGATCACGAACCTCCTCAGCAACGCGAGGAAGGCCGTCAAGGAGACCTCTGCTCCGACCGTGAGGCTGTCCTGTGCCGTGACGGAGGCCGTTCTGCGCCTGTCGGTCACAGACAATGGCTGCGGCATGACGGGGGAACAGCTGGACCGCCTCTATGTGCCTTTCGCGGGCAGTTTCGAGGAGGGATCCGGGCTGGGGATGAGCCTCGTCTACAAGTTCATAGAAACCATGGGCTGGCGCATTGAGGTGGAAAGCCACCCCGGCAGCGGCACCAGCGTCCAGATCCACCTTCCCTGCCTCCGGCCGGAAGAGGCGATGGCGTCGGCGCAGGATCAGCCGTAGACTTGCCACAGCGTTCAAACTCACCACAACTTGGGCATCCACTCTTGCAGGGGCCGATGGGCACCTGCCACAGTGGATCATCCCCGATCAGCATGTCCAGTCCGCCCCTCTTCCAGGTTCGGCTGTCCAGGTTCGAACGGAGGTCGGCCAACGGCCGATGCCTTTGACATTCCCGTACCGCCCACTGGGCCAGGATTCTCCATGAACCGGAAGCTCATCCGACCAAACCTCAGTGAACTGAAGGACAAGCTCGGAATCCCCGCCAAGAGCGGCGGGGAGGCGATGACGCCCCTGCCCCCGGCCACCACCTCAAGCGGCGAGCCCAATCCGGCGGTCAACCCCGCGGCGGCCACGGCTCCCCAGGGATTGGGAAGCCCGCGCCGCAAAATCGCTCCGCCCGAGCAGACCAACGCGGAAAGTTTCTATTACCTGAAGCAGATGCAGTCGAAGACGCCCATGGTGATCGTGCTGCAGGATGACGAGAAGGTGCGTGGTGTCATCGAGTGGTACGACAAGCACTGTCTGAAGATCAATCGGGTGAAGGAACCCAACGTTCTGGTGCCCAAGCACAACATCAAATACATCTACAAGCAGGAAGAGGAACCCCGGATCCGCCGCAGCCGGACATCCAAGAAGGAAGAGCCCGTCGCGCCGACCGAGGTTGATATCGCGGTCTACGATTGAGCCAGGGACAGCTTCCCGTGAGTTCCAACCTCCGTGTGCACCTCGCCATCAGTTTGGGGGATCCCTGTGGCATCGGCCCGGAGCTGCTGCTTTCGAGCCTTGCCGTCTTGCTGGCGAGAGCCGATGTCACCGTGGTGGGGTGCCGGGCAGGTCTGGACCTTCTCGCAGACTCGCCTGGAGCGCCCGTGGCATGGCGCTGGATTGACGCACCGGAGAACGCCCCCGTGGGTTTCCACGGTCGGGCCTACCGGCTCCAGGTCAGGGCACTGGATTTGGGGCAGCCCCTGCTGGCAGAGGTGCTCTGGCTCGACCCCGCGCCTGAGATCGTCCGCGACCAGCTCTGCCTGGGCCAAGGCTCCGCTGCCTCCGGCCGGGCCACCGTGGAGGCCGTTCGCGTGGCTGCCCTCCTGACCATGGCAGGCCTGGCGGATGCCCTGGTGACGCTGCCCATGGCCAAATCCGCCGCCCATCTGGCGGGCTTCGACATCCCGGGTCATACCGAGTACCTCCAAGAACTCTCGGGCGCCCCCATGACGCGCATGGCTTTCGTGAGCCCGCGCCTCAACGTGGTGCTGCACACCGTTCATCAGAGCCTGCGTTCGGTGGTGGAAACCTTGGATGCGAACGGCGTGGCCGAAACCCTCGCCTTTTCCGCGGAACAGTTCATCCGTCTCACAGGGAAGCAGGATCTCCGTGTGGCGCTCTGCGCCCTGAATCCCCACGCCGGTGAGCATGGGGCCTTCGGCGAGGAGGAGCGTCTGCTGGAGGACGCCCTGGTGCAGGCGGAAGCGGCTTTCCTCGACTTCACGCCAAGGCCTGGCAGTCCCTTTTTCGCGAACGGCGACCCCCATCAAGACTCGGCAAAACCCCATTCTGTGGGGCAGCGGGGGCTCGAAGTCGTATCCACCGGGGGCACCGAAGAGGCGCGTCCTGCGCCGGTGTTTTTCGGCCCCCTGCCCTCGGACAGCGTTTTCCAGCGGGCCTCCAAAGGCGAGTTCGACCTGGTGGTGGCCCTGTACCACGATCAGGGGCTCATCCCCGTGAAGCTGCTGGAGCCCACCCGCGCCGTGAACCTCACGCTGGGACTGCCTTTCATCCGCACCAGCCCTGATCACGGTACCGCCTTTGACAAGGCGGGGAAGTGGGTTGGCGAAGCCGAGAACTTCCTCGAAGCCGCCGCCCTGGCGGTGCGACTGGCAGGGCGAGGACGTGAAAGCCTGTTGACCCTGCTGCCCCGAGACTGATGAGCTTGGAACGATTCTTCGGCCCTGGCTTCCACCTGGCTTCTGCAGCCAGCCATGCGGCCATGGAAGGCTTCCCACGAACGGCCCTTGCCGTCCACGAGGGACAGCCGTGCCACCTGCACGCCCACCTCCACCGGCTGCAGGAAGCCGCGGCTGCCCTCCACCATTCTGGAGATTGGGTGGAGTCGCTTGGACCGGAGATCACGGCACAGATCAGCGTCTGGATGAGCCGGTCGGATGCGGTGCCAAGCGCGGCCCTTCGTCTGGCGCTTCAGCCGGAGTTTGGTTTTCTGAGGGTGCGCCTGGAGTCCCTTCCTGGGATTTCCCAGCCCTACCTTTTGGCACCGATGCCCCATCCCCTGGCCCACCGTCAGGGCGACCCCCTGCTTCGACACAAGGGACTTGGGGGGCCCTGGAGCACGGCCGCACTCGCGGAAGCCCGCACCCTCGGGGCCGCGGACGCGCTGCTGCTCTGGGCGGACGGAACCCTGGCTGAAACCGCCATTGCCGCCGTGGGCGTGGAGCGGGATGGCGTCCTCACGGTGCCTCCTCCCGAGGGACGGGTGGCCAGTCTGGCTGAACAGCTCGATCTCCCCCATTGGGCCGCTCAGCGGGGACTGCAGGTGGAAGTGGGCCCTCTGGCCCTGCCCCAGCATGGGCAGATATGGTGCATGAACGCGCTGCGGGGCATCTGGAAGGCCCAGCTTGCGTGAATCTCCTTCATCTCGGGTTCCTGGCTTCCGGCCACCCCCTGTGGCCTTGGCTCAACTCACGCCGAGATCTGGCCTGCTACGCTTATTTCCGCATCTCATGCTGGGCCTGCCTGGCACCTTCGCCTTCTGGCGGGGTTTGATAAACACACGAACGGAGGTGGCATGTCCACGGTAGCGGTCATTCTGGCGGCGGGGCTTGGAACCCGCATGAAATCCCGGCTCCCGAAGGTCCTGCACCCCATTCTCGGCGACCCCTCCCTCCTGTGGGTGCTGCGCACCCTGCCTCAGGGCCTGGGCGGCGCCGTGGTGGTGGTTCATCACGGCAAGGAGCAGGTTGTGGCGGCCCTGGAAGCCTGGCAGAAGGCCGGGCTCCTGCCCTGCCCCGTCAGCACCGTGGACCAGGGCGAACCCCTCGGCACCGGTCATGCGGTGCAGGTGTGCATTCCGGAGCTGGATCGCCTGGGTGCCAGCCGGGTCGTCATCCTCTCCGGCGATGTCCCCCTCACCACCGCTGCCACGGTTGCCCGCCTCTGCGCGGCGGAGGCCCTGCTGCTGGCCATGGACCTGCCCACACCCGGTTCCTATGGCCGTGTGCTTCAGCATGGCGATGGGCGCTTGGCAGGCATTGTGGAGGCCAAGGATGCCACCCCCGCCCAGCTGGCGGTCCAGCGGGTGAACGGCGGCGCCTACGCCCTGCCCTGGCCCGCCCTCCGCAAGGCCCTGCTGGGCCTGACCAACGACAACGCGCAGAAGGAATATTACCTTACAGACGCGGTGGCAGCGGCGGCGGCCGAGGTGCGGGTGGCCGTGGATATTTGCGATCCGCAGGAGCTCGCCGGCATGAACTCGCGCATGGATCAGGCCGAGCTGCAGGCCTGGGCCCAGCGGCGCATCCAGAGGCACTGGATGGCCGAAGGCGTGACCTTCCTGCACCCCGACAGCATCCAGGTGGGACCACGGGTCACCCTCGACCGCGATGTGTTCCTGGAGGCGGGCGTGACTCTGGAGGGCGCGGTGCGCGTGGGCGAAGGCACCCGCATCGGTCAGGGAACGGTCATCGCGGATTCGGTGCTGGGGGCTGGGGTCGAGGTGCGCCCCTACTGCGTCATCGAGCAGGCTCAGGTGGGCAACGGCGCCAAGGTGGGCCCCTTCGCGCGGCTGCGGGAAGGCACCGACCTGGGCGAGGCGGTGCACATCGGGAATTTTGTGGAAACCAAGAAGGCGAAGCTGCACCGGGGCGCCAAGGCCAATCACCTGGCCTACCTCGGCGATGCGGAGATCGGCGAGAAGACCAACATCGGCGCGGGCGTCATCACGTGCAATTACGACGGGGTGAATAAACACAAGACGAGCATCGGCCGTAACGTCTTCGTGGGATCGGACACTCAGCTGGTGGCCCCTGTCACCATTGGCGATGGGGCGCTTATTGGCGCCGGAACCACGGTCACTGCCGATGTTCCTGGTGATGCCCTGGCCCTCAGCCGAGTGCCCCAGACCTCCAAGGAAGGTGGCGCCGCCCGCATCCGGGCCCGCCAACAGAAGAAATAACGCGACTCGGTTAAGCTGATTCTTTTGGTTCGGAGCCCCATGGTCCTGACTGCCATTGACAAGGTCGGCACGGCAGTGCTGAAGGCCACAGACACCTTTGGTGACTTTGCCGTCCTGGCCGGCCGGACCTTTGCGGCCATCTTCAAGCGGCCCTTCGACGGAAAGAGCCTGCTGAACCAGTTGCAGTCCGTGGGCGTGAATTCCATTCCCGTGGTGGTGCTCACCAGCCTCGCGGTGAGCATGGTGTTCGCCGTGCAGCTGGCCTTCGGTTTCAAGCAGTTCCAGGCCGAGGGCCTGGCCTCCCAGGTGGAGGGCCTTGCCATCATGCGGGAACTGGCCCCAGTGATCACCGGCCTCATGCTGTCCGGGCGCATCGGCTCGGCCATGGCCGCCGAGCTGGGCACCATGCAGGTCACGGAACAGATCGACGCCCTGGAATGCCTGGCCACCGACCCTATCCACTACCTCTTCGTG
This sequence is a window from Geothrix sp. PMB-07. Protein-coding genes within it:
- a CDS encoding LptF/LptG family permease; this encodes MLTRYVLRRWATPFLGALLFYGFLLVAWEMVVISRQIFSEGAPLRWLVPMLLTTLPDELGMVLPMAAVLGGLLGTQQLMEGSELVAAQGLGAGQRTWIAPWIKMASWLVVLATLNAHLLVPAAARIQQVVQSKMTEEAKARFLRPGAPPWHPPGAPNSAFWVSPDGKVHIMESTPQGVQHLTASSMTYAIEAKPDGSSELQLRLNGLQGALYQTAGAGSVIHLSQEKQILRFAVPSGTRLLPPTPLRYQSSATLFRILRERPGAMETPESKELRLQAAKEFSRRTTLPLAAAALLLLGIALGFGHPRFYKGGAIIKSFGVIIVYYLVLKFFENLWDSGKLKTIIPLLLIPIPFFLTGWLLLQSRLKPHRSNPLGLRLSFLSRPVATSCLPFLARMGNIKDTFTSWIHGKGTQHGILRHWASLAWWRNWASTLGSLLVLNLLVEYANLAGDLSKNGVHVHVFIRYWFWNLPPFLVVALPMAFLLGTLLALSEAALNREWLALRAGGVSLVRWLWSSRWSWGVVTLLTLVLQLAIAPIAMGRANSLYRQILKRPPISAAVHPWLHLGSTGVLWHLQGNERWGFPLKEPGEAPILLRWHMGDPYSEALAWGGLHLVQGPAADRLFPVQALRKAASAEEAHTTDLLLWQKWAPDPERAYMLWGRILGWLAGPCLVLAMLSFAFPGPRQGRGQALGAGLVAGLLFLGSQTLFGGAAKASEIPAYWGALAPLLLLLSVSLLRLRRLRT
- the mnmA gene encoding tRNA 2-thiouridine(34) synthase MnmA, encoding MSHLLDQTLALLRSHPTLRQGDRILAAMSGGVDSSVMAALLHRGGYEVIGVSMQLFDKKSAQTSDGKCCTLDDFQDARRVAYELGFPHYVMDFESRFRETVIEGFIQGYLNGETPSPCIRCNQHLKFSALMERADSMAAHFVATGHYSTISWDGGKWQLRKAADPAKDQSYFLFHHTQATLPRTLFPLAHLSKPEVRRLGAELGLHLADKPESQEICFVTQDRYDAFLAAEGRDPGLGEGDIRHLDGRVLGQHQGFWRHTVGQRRGLRIAAAEPLYVIRVEAASNTVWVGSESDLMSTDLVAREISWVNEPPVGPLACEARIRSRSPEAEALVIPLPDGRVKVAFAESQRAIAPGQAVVFYRDGEVLGGGWIDSRL
- a CDS encoding Fur family transcriptional regulator, which translates into the protein MGVSNAHPPSTPSLRAAGMRQTPQREGILRVLKDSDRPMTVEEIWERMPERRSGLPTVYRNLERFVREGWAESILGADQVMRFVRCDSRHHHHHLQCERCGRTAEVDACGLEESLKNLEALSGFQITRHQLMLFGLCGICGAETAANAEGHQRKTGTKDGAREIDR
- a CDS encoding nitrogen regulation protein NR(II), with protein sequence MLQRTLGRLGAADATAPFLPLSFRLFATFGLLVVHAALPLEGLASAPGEPVYLSALGLMLMEALWESGRGLKASGQLFPIPRIGWIRWNLALDLALVSLIIAYHGVAQERFATLYIFPVLASAFYLRTVEIVWVGVASSMTHLMLVLAFTLGWAPPFGLSGAIPDPDQSQLSFLLGIASLQVFAATLVVVLIRRNLERLRTDLSVSEAAVDELSALHQRVVESMTSGLITLDSQGRITSANPAAEAILGCGIALGSPIHDVLPIGDASLPQQGREHRFEVTLTNIGASRRIVGGHLASMRDAAGLESGQLLLFQDLTEFKALEERTRISERLAAIGQLTAGLAHELRNPLASISGCVQLLHRPASPEEVRTRVLGILDRETQRVGAIVSDFLDFAKVAVPRGSRLPLPRVLEDIRASWEMDPRTAGLPLQMDPVPNVWIEADPTGIHRVITNLLSNARKAVKETSAPTVRLSCAVTEAVLRLSVTDNGCGMTGEQLDRLYVPFAGSFEEGSGLGMSLVYKFIETMGWRIEVESHPGSGTSVQIHLPCLRPEEAMASAQDQP
- a CDS encoding LSm family protein; translated protein: MNRKLIRPNLSELKDKLGIPAKSGGEAMTPLPPATTSSGEPNPAVNPAAATAPQGLGSPRRKIAPPEQTNAESFYYLKQMQSKTPMVIVLQDDEKVRGVIEWYDKHCLKINRVKEPNVLVPKHNIKYIYKQEEEPRIRRSRTSKKEEPVAPTEVDIAVYD
- a CDS encoding PdxA family protein encodes the protein MAWRWIDAPENAPVGFHGRAYRLQVRALDLGQPLLAEVLWLDPAPEIVRDQLCLGQGSAASGRATVEAVRVAALLTMAGLADALVTLPMAKSAAHLAGFDIPGHTEYLQELSGAPMTRMAFVSPRLNVVLHTVHQSLRSVVETLDANGVAETLAFSAEQFIRLTGKQDLRVALCALNPHAGEHGAFGEEERLLEDALVQAEAAFLDFTPRPGSPFFANGDPHQDSAKPHSVGQRGLEVVSTGGTEEARPAPVFFGPLPSDSVFQRASKGEFDLVVALYHDQGLIPVKLLEPTRAVNLTLGLPFIRTSPDHGTAFDKAGKWVGEAENFLEAAALAVRLAGRGRESLLTLLPRD
- a CDS encoding aminotransferase class IV, which encodes MSLERFFGPGFHLASAASHAAMEGFPRTALAVHEGQPCHLHAHLHRLQEAAAALHHSGDWVESLGPEITAQISVWMSRSDAVPSAALRLALQPEFGFLRVRLESLPGISQPYLLAPMPHPLAHRQGDPLLRHKGLGGPWSTAALAEARTLGAADALLLWADGTLAETAIAAVGVERDGVLTVPPPEGRVASLAEQLDLPHWAAQRGLQVEVGPLALPQHGQIWCMNALRGIWKAQLA
- the glmU gene encoding bifunctional UDP-N-acetylglucosamine diphosphorylase/glucosamine-1-phosphate N-acetyltransferase GlmU; translated protein: MSTVAVILAAGLGTRMKSRLPKVLHPILGDPSLLWVLRTLPQGLGGAVVVVHHGKEQVVAALEAWQKAGLLPCPVSTVDQGEPLGTGHAVQVCIPELDRLGASRVVILSGDVPLTTAATVARLCAAEALLLAMDLPTPGSYGRVLQHGDGRLAGIVEAKDATPAQLAVQRVNGGAYALPWPALRKALLGLTNDNAQKEYYLTDAVAAAAAEVRVAVDICDPQELAGMNSRMDQAELQAWAQRRIQRHWMAEGVTFLHPDSIQVGPRVTLDRDVFLEAGVTLEGAVRVGEGTRIGQGTVIADSVLGAGVEVRPYCVIEQAQVGNGAKVGPFARLREGTDLGEAVHIGNFVETKKAKLHRGAKANHLAYLGDAEIGEKTNIGAGVITCNYDGVNKHKTSIGRNVFVGSDTQLVAPVTIGDGALIGAGTTVTADVPGDALALSRVPQTSKEGGAARIRARQQKK
- a CDS encoding ABC transporter permease, with amino-acid sequence MVLTAIDKVGTAVLKATDTFGDFAVLAGRTFAAIFKRPFDGKSLLNQLQSVGVNSIPVVVLTSLAVSMVFAVQLAFGFKQFQAEGLASQVEGLAIMRELAPVITGLMLSGRIGSAMAAELGTMQVTEQIDALECLATDPIHYLFVPRLLASMMVVPLLTVVSVYVGFWGGYLILVGVEGQSAFVYGNEFYKLLAFRDLRIALYKALVFGMIIALVGCWKGYRTQGGAEGVGNAPTSSVVTSSLWILIADFFLTKLLLV